The DNA region CCCACCTGAAAACGTACAAAATCATACACTGCTCTTACCTCGCTTGTCACTCAGCCACCAACCCCAACACCACCCCCGAACGACACCGTTTTCACCCCTCTCAACCGAGCGAGACATGCCCGGATTTCTTCCGGTGGATCCACCACGACCTCGAGCCCTGGGCTACGACCGGGATTTCGCTGACCCATATGGCTGAAGCCCAGAAATTCGCGGCTCTACGTGTCGTAATCGTTGCGGGGAAGCTCTACGTGGACTTGCTTTACGCGTGCGTGCAGAGCCGAGCGATGTTCACGATATGGGGGTTGTTGCAGCTTCTCAAGAGGTATCCTGGGATGGTACCTGATGTGGATTTGATGTTTGATTGCATGGATAAGCCTATTGTCAACCGGACCGAGTATAGCTCCATGCCGTTGCCGCTGTTTCGGTATTGCACCACAAAGGATCACTACGACATCCCGTTTCCTGATTGGTCTTTCTGGGGTTGGTAAgtattagagagagaaaaaaaaaatgaaggaaaagaaaagaaaatcgtgagtgttttttgtttttattaattttgttgatttcttaaaatcctaattattatttttatttaaatggttCAGATTCGACCTACTCAGCACTGAAGTTAGTGAGATATAacgaattaaagaaaaattaagaattgtTTATGTATTTGTTTTCTGGCCTCTAAGacaaatattaacaaacaattcaaaaaccaaaaacaatttttagttttatgacACATATACgctttttttaaaccaaaaacaaaaaataccaccACAACATATTAGCAAACATACCCGAGATGCTAAAATGAAAGTCTAAATAATTATTATGCTGAAACATTTATGCCCACTAGCTTAATTTCCTGTGTCCCTTTTGGGAATCATAGCTTATGCATTTGGAAATGACATTACTTTCGTGTCTGGGCATGATTTGGTTTGTTGTGAATGTGTTAGATGAAATTGATTCTTGTGCAGGCCAGAGACAAATGTAAGGCCCTGGGATGAGGAGTTTCGAGACATTAAAAGAGGCTCTCAAAGTCTAAGTTGGTCGAAGAAGCTGCCCCGTGCATACTGGAAAGGAAATCCCAATGTTGGTTCTCTTGTTCGTACAGCGTTAGTGCAATGTAATCACTCTAGGATTTGGCGAGCAAAAATTATGCGTCAGGTGGAGTTGTAGTTACCATGTGGACTGTTTTCTCGAGTTAAACATATTGAAGTAATGGACTAAATGCCTGAAAGATTTAGTTTTGATGTTGTGTTGTTGCTTTACATTGCAGGATTgggaagaagaagcaagaatTGGTTATGAGCAATCCAAATTGTCAAGGCAGTGTGATTACCGGTGAGTACTTCTCTTAGTAACGTCACGTTTGGATAGGGGACCCTCATGCTTTAATGGACTGTCTGAAAAACTGCATAGACTGATAGACTGATCCAGGTGGTTTCAGAACATAATTCGACAGTGACTGGACTAAATTATTAGACAGTTTTGTATgtggtttttattttgggaaatcAATTAAGACCTCTTTGTCCTTTTGATCATTTTCATCCTTAAGATTGCATGTAACCTTTTGTGGTTAGAACTGTATAACAAATGTACTCATTGAAGAAATTCATCATTTGAGTTTTAAGACTTAAACTAGGATTGTCCTTGTGGGGCTCAGCAAGTCTTGCGTGCAGTGTCGAGCTGTAGAGTTTTAATATCTTTTAGGATAATGTACTCTATTGACCTACTTTCCTCTGATAGGGTATGCACTCAACTTGCAGCTGATTATTTATGTCCCCTCATTTTCCTCCCTCTTCTTCTGCAGGTATAAAATCTATGCAGAAGGCTATGCTTGGTCTGTGAGCTTGAAGTATATTCTATCTTGTGGTTCTCTTTCTCTAATAATATCCCCTCAGTATGAAGATTTCTTCAGTCGTGGTCTCATTCCCAAGAAAAACTATTGGCCGGTCTCTCCTACCAATTTGTGTCATTCTTTAAAGTACGCTGTTGACTGGGGTAATGAACACCCATCTGAGGTATGTTTTGTCTTAAATTTCTATTATGTCTCTTCTAGTTATTTCAATGCTTTGATAAAAACTTGTATGGCCATATCTAGCGTAGGAGTTTTTGTTAATGTGTCCGATCTTTTTTGAATCTTGTTTCATGCTTTCCGGTATTAACAGCAATACTAGTAGTAATCGATAGTAGCAGTAGTTAGTGGTAGCATTACAAGAGCTGGTGCTTGTTGTAGCTTAACAAGGTGGTTTTCTTCAAGCTTCATAGGGTACCACACTCACCAAACTATCATGAAAACGACAACAGgaacaatgaaaaaaatgatgacTACAGCACCATGACCACAGGAGCAACAGTACCACTAACTCTAGTAGTACAAAACTGTTGGCTATGTTACCAGTCATGCCAAGAAAAAagatatttgtaaaaatctcaTGAAAAACACAATGGAACTTTGATTTACAGCATTATGAATACTATCCAACATCATATTACAATCCTAAGTGTCCGCCTTTGCAAGTCGGTTTTCAATGGTGAGTTGTACATGAGGTTTATCACTCCACATCATATGCTGGTAATGAAGTTTTCTGTTGACCATGGTGACCATCTTTAGCAATGTCAGCTTTTTTTATTCCAAGCTTGGATGTGTGCATTGCAACTCACTTTCCTACAAGATTTGGTACTGCAGTATATTCTTAACAACTAGAGTAATGGTTTTTGCTGTTGGTGAAATCTGAACTAAAGATAGAGAAAATAAACCTTTACAAGATGGCATTGAATGTAAAATAGAACCATCCTATTTTCAGCAGCTTAGGTGGTGCTGTCTGAACGCCTATTccctattattatttttcatcagtTTTATGGCTGAATTGGCTTACCTAGTGTTTTTTGTTCATAATATTTGTGCTTATGGATTAAGACTCATTCGTTGATGACATAATTTCTAATGGTTTActaatttatgtaaaatatgGCTGATCAGGCTAAGGCAATAGGAAAAGAAGGTCAGACTTTAATGGAAACCCTAAGCATGGATAGGGTCTATGATTACATGTTTCATCTCATCACAGAGTACTCGAAGCTGCAGAACTTCAAGCCAGTCCCTCCATCTTCTGCCCTAGAAGTGTGTCCAAAATCCCTGCTTTGCTTAGCTGATGACAAGCAGAGGCAATTCCTGGAAAAATCAACTGCCTTCCCTTCAGAAGCACCACCATGCTCCCTCCAGTCTGCCGATAGTAATCTCATCAAGGGCTTAATacaacagaaaaacaaaagcatcaTGGATGTGGAAGATATGGAGAAGTTGAAAGTGCAGAGACGTTCACATTAGGGTGCCTCTCATTGCGGttataaagtaaaattaaatttcgCAGTATTATAGTTTCTTATAACTTGCCTTTtactagtttttttatttttttggcagcATTTTTTTTGAGGAccttaaatttttcttaatattcattttttctttcttttgaactCTTCATAAAAATTGAACTCCCCAACACGTAGTAGTTTTGATTTTAAGGCTGCAATGTGTCTTGTGCATGTGGGATTTCTTATTTGCCTTCCGGAACATAAGTGAAGATGATAAGAGTGATTAGTAATAGTAAAATGTAATTAGGAAGTCTGCGATCATTGCCACACAGTCATTTAGCACCATTCAGCACGTGCAATCCTCACCCCGAACCTTCGAACAAGCTCATTATTCTAGTTTATCAAATAAGAAATTAGTATTGATGATGTTAAAATCTGCCTGCTGAATTTAGGATTGGGAATACCTCTAATACTTAATTTTTGACCCTGACATGTAACATTTTAATAAGTGATATTTTTAAAGcgttttaatacttaaaaatgacctaaattttataatttaagaatttacaattttaagaTCTTGATCcgtaatatttaaaattaataatctTTGTGATAACCAAGGTATGCACGCACTATTAATTTAGCAAGTTTAAccggattgagatcccctaaaattttctttaaatttgatataaatCTCAACCGTTCATCTCATCTAACCGTCTAAGATAAGttatgtttcagcatttaatgaatAAGTTACCTTCATGCAAATGTATTTTTAGTAGCTTCCTCATTAAATACTGAAATATGGCTTATTTTAAACGGTTAGATAAGATGAACGACTGAGATTTAAGAATTTAAGaatcttaaatttaaagaaaattttaggagATTTCAATCCAACCGTTTAACCCACCTTATTAGGGAGTATAGAAGGAaaagatgaaataaaataaaagggtgaGAAAGTGATGGAAGTGGCAATAGACTCATATGTGCATGAAGGCCTCATATTACTGGGTATCCAACCATCCAAGTGGAAACTGGAAAATCAACACACGGGATTGCTTTCAATGGGCACTCCAAAAGTGTGTGGGGGTTGAAAGCActtcttttgtcttttaatttggCAAACATTTGTGTGGAAGGCAGTGGAAATCGGAAACGGGCGGCTTTCCGCCCTCCCcgtatattattttaatatgcaATTTTTCACCCTTTTCCAACATATCAAACCCAATTTTACTTGTGGTGCTctaaaatgggttttttttttttcacctaacAACTTATTTAACTCTTTCTATCTAAGACTTTTAATCTcttcataaatttatttatttattacatgtTCCGtggaagaaaatgagagaagacATTCAGACTAATAACcgaaccgattgagctacctcttaaagACTACAAACTCTTCTATTACAGTATATGAGTACCAATGTGACGGTTCATAATTAATTATCGATTCTAATTTTGTAAACTTATAATAAATCATTAGCTATGTAAATATAATAATGTTAAATCAGTAAAATatgaaacatttatttttttcttattaaagcattaatcaataatattttataccaaataaaagTTATTAATTACTTGGAAAACATTATCTAATGGGTGCAAAGCAAATCTTTTATTGTAAAGCCAAAACATTTTGGTCACTTGGTGACAAAAATAACTGCAAAAATCAGTATCTGCGAGACACGTCTTTCAATTGCATACCATAAAAGCTATCAAGATTAAATACACGAAGCCCAAAATTCAAGGCCACCGAAAGAAAGCAATCCCTACCCGCTCGACTCTCTTCTTTATATTCCACTCCCAGCCGTTCATTTCTCACAATcataaacacaaacacaaagccttcctctctttctctcaaagaATGGCTGACACCGGAGTAGTCACTGTGTACGGAAATGGCGCGATATATGAGACGACGGCGAAGAAATCACCGTTCTCTGTGAAGGTGGGCCTGGCCCAGATGCTCCGCGGCGGAGTTATCATGGACGTGGTGAACGCCGAACAGGCCCGGGTGGCTGAGGAGGCAGGCGCTTGCGCCGTGATGGCGCTGGAGCGTGTGCCGGCAGATATACGGGCACAGGGTGGCGTGGCCCGCATGAGTGACCCCCAGCTCATCAAGGAGATCAAGCAGGCCGTGACTATTCCAGTCATGGCTAAGGCTCGCATCGGCCACTTCGTGGAGGCGCAGATCCTCGAGGCCATTGGGGTCGATTATGTGGATGAGTCGGAGGTGCTCACCGTCGCCGACGAGGATAACCACATCAACAAGCACAACTTCCGGGTCCCATTTGTCTGTGGCTGCCGGAACCTCGGCGAGGCTCTCCGGCGCATCCGCGAGGGCGCGGCGATGATACGCACCAAGGGTGAGGCCGGCACCGGAAACGTCGTCGAGGCTGTCAGGCACGTGCGCTCCGTGATGGGGGACATCAGGGTGCTGAGGAACATGGACGACGACGAGGTGTTCGCGTTCGCGAAGAAAATATCCGCGCCCTACGATCTGGTCATGCAGACCAAGCAGCTCGGGAGGCTCCCCGTCGTGCACTTCGCTGCCGGCGGGGTTGCAACTCCCGCAGACGCGGCGCTGATGATGCAACTCGGCTGCGACGGCGTGTTCGTCGGCTCCGGCGTGTTCAAGAGCGGTGACCCGGCCAGGCGTGCCCGGGCGATCGTTCAGGCCGTGACCCATTATAGCGACCCTGACATGCTTGCGGAGGTGAGTTGTGGGTTGGGTGAGGCTATGGTGGGGATTAATCTCAATGATGATAAGGTTGAGAGGTACGCGAATCGGTCTGAGTAGAAGAAAATCAGGGGTTCTCTTGGAAGATTATAAACAATATGCCTAGAAAAATGAAATAGTTTTTCTTTGTAATGGATTTATTTCTGGGTTGAAGACGATTTAGGGGCTCATGGGGTCGTCGCTTTTTACTTGTTCTGTAATTCTGGAAATGGTTTGTGTTATTTTCAAGTATAATTGTTGGTAGCTTAATTGAATGAACTACATATTTTTTTGGTCTATGAGAATGGATGGTTCTGATATAAGCTTATTCTAATTCTGGAAATGATTGCCTTCCTGTTGTGTTTTGAGCAACTCTTATGGCAGTTGGCGACATTGTTATGTAGGCAATGATGCAATGGTACCCTCAAATTGGCTTTTAATACTTTGAGGAAAACTCGTGGTACCCCAAATTGACCGTCATCATGTTGcctactaaacaattaaatttgattgtcaCGACAGTGTCACGTAAATTCTTACGTAGTACcggaacaattttgaatttcccTTACCTTTTAGAAGCTAGTTTTAACATACATGAAATGTGTATTGGTTGAGTTGGGCGATCGTGCTTATGGGTTTTGCATGTAAGCTAATTTGATTGACTTGAAGCTTCTCTCTTGTGGTACCTTTCTTATTGAGTTAGACTAGAGGTGAACCTGAAGCTTGAATTTTGCGTTTGTATTGATATagttcaaatttcttttaagtttttatgtGCCCAACTTTGCTTTATTATATACAATgcttttttaaatgatgtgtttGCAGAGTTTAGGCTCCTGATGAATCCAtgggtaattttaaaaaatgtaattaagcgtgcttttctttctttcttttttgagtttttcaaatcgtaattttaaaaaaaatgcaatgtcAAACAATCCATTTTCtataaaattgcaatgtcaaatgCGTCAAAGTACACCAATTGTTCGACCAAATGAGTCAATGATCCCACAGAATTTCATGTCTTGGGCCACCAGTAGCAGCGGTTAGTATATGGGTCCAGCCCATGTTACAAACTTGTGATAAGAAACCAGGGTTGCTTGTCACGTAGGAGTTTGAGTATGTGCTTCTCGTTTTCTTCAAACTATCTTTCAggctttttaattaattaatttttatttttgggtaagaGTACAAAAGAACAGAGAtcaaaaagaaatcaacaagGGGTCTTTTTCACCACTTAGCCAAATTGATAAACGAAGATGGAGTAGATGAGAATGCTTTCATAAGGAGGCAGTCTATTTTGCCAGAGAGTAGGTGTAGAAAAATGAGATTTAAATAAGCCCTCACGTCATTTATACATCAACTGGTACATGCCTTATAGGATGTATATCAGTATATGGAAAAATTAATGCTATACCTCACACAGTAATCACACTacacttttttaattaaaaaaaaaaaaaaaggaaaaaaggagaGATCTTCACCGGTGAGTTTCCCCTCCTCATTTCTTCATGTCTCTTTCTTCACAGCGCCAACCGGGAAGAACTTGAATTTGCAAGATCTAGAATGGCCGTCTCTCTTATTTCAACTAGAGAAAATAACATGCATTCTTATTGGGTCAGTTTGTCAAAAACATTTATCATACAGGGAAAAAGTGCTAATGTTCCCTTGGGCAGAGAACGAATACCAGTCAGTCGATTACTCTCATTTCCCCAACTAGGTGCCCACGAGGCCACCAGTGAGAGTCCATCTCAATTATGCTACATCCAGCTTCCTTCATCACCTTTTCTTCCTCTGTTCCAACTGACTTACATTCCACTCCTTTCATTATCTTTTCTTCCTTCATTTCCtgcattcttctttcttctggCAACCTTCCAGCAATGGCATAAGTGCTAGAGAGAAGGATTGAATCAGTGGGGTGTTCattatatattttgactaaTACTCTCTTCACACATTCCCCCAATTTAACATTCCCATAGACTCTACAAGCTGCAAGCAGTGAACGCCATGCAGTAGCATCACCCCTAATGGGCAAGCTCTTGATTAACTTATGTGCTTCCTCTAGCAATCC from Corylus avellana chromosome ca10, CavTom2PMs-1.0 includes:
- the LOC132163898 gene encoding probable pyridoxal 5'-phosphate synthase subunit PDX1, which translates into the protein MADTGVVTVYGNGAIYETTAKKSPFSVKVGLAQMLRGGVIMDVVNAEQARVAEEAGACAVMALERVPADIRAQGGVARMSDPQLIKEIKQAVTIPVMAKARIGHFVEAQILEAIGVDYVDESEVLTVADEDNHINKHNFRVPFVCGCRNLGEALRRIREGAAMIRTKGEAGTGNVVEAVRHVRSVMGDIRVLRNMDDDEVFAFAKKISAPYDLVMQTKQLGRLPVVHFAAGGVATPADAALMMQLGCDGVFVGSGVFKSGDPARRARAIVQAVTHYSDPDMLAEVSCGLGEAMVGINLNDDKVERYANRSE
- the LOC132163790 gene encoding uncharacterized protein LOC132163790; this encodes MGLSPRNTPRAPAYLLHCVIALATFSVTALLLYKVDDFASQTKTLAGHNLDPTPWHLFPPRSFGEQTHLKTYKIIHCSYLACHSATNPNTTPERHRFHPSQPSETCPDFFRWIHHDLEPWATTGISLTHMAEAQKFAALRVVIVAGKLYVDLLYACVQSRAMFTIWGLLQLLKRYPGMVPDVDLMFDCMDKPIVNRTEYSSMPLPLFRYCTTKDHYDIPFPDWSFWGWPETNVRPWDEEFRDIKRGSQSLSWSKKLPRAYWKGNPNVGSLVRTALVQCNHSRIWRAKIMRQDWEEEARIGYEQSKLSRQCDYRYKIYAEGYAWSVSLKYILSCGSLSLIISPQYEDFFSRGLIPKKNYWPVSPTNLCHSLKYAVDWGNEHPSEAKAIGKEGQTLMETLSMDRVYDYMFHLITEYSKLQNFKPVPPSSALEVCPKSLLCLADDKQRQFLEKSTAFPSEAPPCSLQSADSNLIKGLIQQKNKSIMDVEDMEKLKVQRRSH